A genomic region of Capra hircus breed San Clemente chromosome 19, ASM170441v1, whole genome shotgun sequence contains the following coding sequences:
- the SENP3 gene encoding sentrin-specific protease 3 isoform X1 produces MENSLLTLVYGFPAEVVFSHISVPCYWKMKETIQGTGSWGPEPPGPGIAPAFSSPRRERLRWPPPPKPRLKSGGGFGPDPGSGTTVPTRRLPVPRPSFDASASEEEEEEEDDEDEDEEEEVAAWRLPPRWGQLGASQRPRPPRPTHRKTCSQRRRRAMRAFRMLLYSKSTSLTFHWKLWGRHRGRRRNLAHPKNHLSPREGAVTPQVPSPCCRFDSPRGPPPPRLSLLGALMAEDGVRGSPPVPSGAPMEEDGLRWTPKSPLGPDSGLLSCTLPNGFGGPLGPEGERSLAPPDASILISNVCSIGDHVAQELFQGSDVGTAEEAERPGEKAGQHSPLREEHVTCVQSILDEFLQTYGSLIPLSTDEVVEKLEDIFQQEFSAPSRKGLVLQLIQSYQRMPGNAMVRGFRVTYKRHVLTMDDLGTLYGQNWLNDQVMNMYGDLVMDTVPEKVHFFNSFFYDKLRTKGYDGVKRWTKNVDIFNKELLLIPIHLEVHWSLISVDVRRRTITYFDSQRTLNRRCPKHIAKYLQAEAVKKDRLDFHQGWKGYFKMNVARQNNDSDCGAFVLQYCKHLALSQPFSFTQQDMPKLRRQIYKELCHCKLTV; encoded by the exons ATGGAGAACTCTCTTCTCACTCTCGTTTACGGATTCCCGGCGGAAGTTGTGTTCTCACATATCTCTGTACCAT GCTATTGGAAGATGAAAGAGACTATACAAGGGACTGGGTCTTGGGGGCCTGAGCCTCCTGGACCCGGCATAGCCCCAGCTTTTTCAAGTCCCAGGCGGGAGCGTCTTCGttggcccccaccccccaaacccCGACTCAAATCAGGTGGAGGGTTTGGGCCAGACCCTGGGTCAGGGACCACAGTGCCAACCAGACGCCTCCCTGTCCCTCGGCCCTCTTTTGATGCCTCAGCtagtgaagaggaggaggaagaagaggacgaCGAAGAtgaagatgaggaggaggaagtggcagcttGGAGGCTGCCCCCCAGATGGGGTCAGCTGGGAGCTTCCCAGAGGCCTCGCCCTCCCCGCCCTACTCATCGGAAAACCTGTTCACAGCGCCGTCGCAGAGCTATGAGAGCCTTCCGGATGCTGCTCTACTCAAAAAGCACCTCGCTGACATTCCACTGGAAGCTTTGGGGGCGCCACCGGGGCCGGCGGCGGAACCTCGCACACCCCAAGAACCATCTTTCACCCCGGGAAGGGGCTGTGACACCACAGGTGCCATCCCCCTGCTGTCGTTTTGACTCCCCCCGGGGACCACCTCCACCCCGGCTGAGTCTGTTAGGTGCTCTCATGGCTGAGGATGGGGTGAGAGGGTCTCCACCAGTGCCCTCTGGGGCCCCCATGGAGGAAGATGGATTAAGGTGGACTCCAAAGTCTCCTCTGGGCCCTGACTCTG GTCTCCTCTCTTGTACTCTGCCGAATGGCTTTGGGGGACCACTTGGGCCAGAAGGAGAGCGAAGTCTGGCACCCCCTGATGCCAGCATCCTCATCAGCAATGTGTGCAGCATCGGGGACCACGTGGCCCAGGAGCTTTTTCAGGGCTCAGATGTGGGCACTGCAGAAGAGGCCGAGCGGCCTGGGGAGAAAGCTGGCCAGCACAGCCCTCTGCGGGAGGAGCATGTCACCTGTGTGCAGA GCATCTTGGATGAATTCCTTCAGACTTACGGCAGCCTCATCCCCCTCAGCACAGATGAGGTAGTGGAGAAACTAGAGGACATTTTCCAGCAGGAGTTCTCTGCACCTTCCAG GAAGGGCCTGGTGCTGCAGTTGATCCAGTCATACCAGCGGATGCCAGGCAATGCCATGGTGAGGGGCTTCCGAGTCACCTATAAGCGGCATGTGCTGACCATGGATGACCTGGGGACTTTGTATGGACAGAACTGGCTCAATGACCAG GTGATGAACATGTACGGAGACCTGGTCATGGACACAGTCCCTGAAAAG GTGCATTTCTTCAACAGTTTCTTCTATGATAAACTCCGTACCAAAGGTTATGATGGGGTGAAAAGGTGGACCAAAAAC GTGGACATCTTCAATAAAGAGCTCCTGCTAATCCCCATCCACCTGGAGGTGCATTGGTCCCTCATCTCTGTTGACGTGAGGCGGCGCACCATCACCTATTTTGACTCGCAGCGCACCCTGAACCGCCGCTGCCCTAAG CATATTGCCAAGTATCTGCAGGCAGAGGCAGTGAAGAAAGACCGGCTGGATTTCCACCAGGGCTGGAAAGGTTACTTCAAAATG AATGTGGCCAGGCAGAATAATGACAGTGACTGTGGCGCCTTTGTGTTGCAG TATTGCAAGCACCTGGCCCTGTCTCAGCCATTCAGCTTCACTCAGCAGGACATGCCCAAACTTCGTCGGCAGATCTACAAGGAGCTGTGTCACTGCAAACTCACTGTGTGA
- the SENP3 gene encoding sentrin-specific protease 3 isoform X2, with the protein MKETIQGTGSWGPEPPGPGIAPAFSSPRRERLRWPPPPKPRLKSGGGFGPDPGSGTTVPTRRLPVPRPSFDASASEEEEEEEDDEDEDEEEEVAAWRLPPRWGQLGASQRPRPPRPTHRKTCSQRRRRAMRAFRMLLYSKSTSLTFHWKLWGRHRGRRRNLAHPKNHLSPREGAVTPQVPSPCCRFDSPRGPPPPRLSLLGALMAEDGVRGSPPVPSGAPMEEDGLRWTPKSPLGPDSGLLSCTLPNGFGGPLGPEGERSLAPPDASILISNVCSIGDHVAQELFQGSDVGTAEEAERPGEKAGQHSPLREEHVTCVQSILDEFLQTYGSLIPLSTDEVVEKLEDIFQQEFSAPSRKGLVLQLIQSYQRMPGNAMVRGFRVTYKRHVLTMDDLGTLYGQNWLNDQVMNMYGDLVMDTVPEKVHFFNSFFYDKLRTKGYDGVKRWTKNVDIFNKELLLIPIHLEVHWSLISVDVRRRTITYFDSQRTLNRRCPKHIAKYLQAEAVKKDRLDFHQGWKGYFKMNVARQNNDSDCGAFVLQYCKHLALSQPFSFTQQDMPKLRRQIYKELCHCKLTV; encoded by the exons ATGAAAGAGACTATACAAGGGACTGGGTCTTGGGGGCCTGAGCCTCCTGGACCCGGCATAGCCCCAGCTTTTTCAAGTCCCAGGCGGGAGCGTCTTCGttggcccccaccccccaaacccCGACTCAAATCAGGTGGAGGGTTTGGGCCAGACCCTGGGTCAGGGACCACAGTGCCAACCAGACGCCTCCCTGTCCCTCGGCCCTCTTTTGATGCCTCAGCtagtgaagaggaggaggaagaagaggacgaCGAAGAtgaagatgaggaggaggaagtggcagcttGGAGGCTGCCCCCCAGATGGGGTCAGCTGGGAGCTTCCCAGAGGCCTCGCCCTCCCCGCCCTACTCATCGGAAAACCTGTTCACAGCGCCGTCGCAGAGCTATGAGAGCCTTCCGGATGCTGCTCTACTCAAAAAGCACCTCGCTGACATTCCACTGGAAGCTTTGGGGGCGCCACCGGGGCCGGCGGCGGAACCTCGCACACCCCAAGAACCATCTTTCACCCCGGGAAGGGGCTGTGACACCACAGGTGCCATCCCCCTGCTGTCGTTTTGACTCCCCCCGGGGACCACCTCCACCCCGGCTGAGTCTGTTAGGTGCTCTCATGGCTGAGGATGGGGTGAGAGGGTCTCCACCAGTGCCCTCTGGGGCCCCCATGGAGGAAGATGGATTAAGGTGGACTCCAAAGTCTCCTCTGGGCCCTGACTCTG GTCTCCTCTCTTGTACTCTGCCGAATGGCTTTGGGGGACCACTTGGGCCAGAAGGAGAGCGAAGTCTGGCACCCCCTGATGCCAGCATCCTCATCAGCAATGTGTGCAGCATCGGGGACCACGTGGCCCAGGAGCTTTTTCAGGGCTCAGATGTGGGCACTGCAGAAGAGGCCGAGCGGCCTGGGGAGAAAGCTGGCCAGCACAGCCCTCTGCGGGAGGAGCATGTCACCTGTGTGCAGA GCATCTTGGATGAATTCCTTCAGACTTACGGCAGCCTCATCCCCCTCAGCACAGATGAGGTAGTGGAGAAACTAGAGGACATTTTCCAGCAGGAGTTCTCTGCACCTTCCAG GAAGGGCCTGGTGCTGCAGTTGATCCAGTCATACCAGCGGATGCCAGGCAATGCCATGGTGAGGGGCTTCCGAGTCACCTATAAGCGGCATGTGCTGACCATGGATGACCTGGGGACTTTGTATGGACAGAACTGGCTCAATGACCAG GTGATGAACATGTACGGAGACCTGGTCATGGACACAGTCCCTGAAAAG GTGCATTTCTTCAACAGTTTCTTCTATGATAAACTCCGTACCAAAGGTTATGATGGGGTGAAAAGGTGGACCAAAAAC GTGGACATCTTCAATAAAGAGCTCCTGCTAATCCCCATCCACCTGGAGGTGCATTGGTCCCTCATCTCTGTTGACGTGAGGCGGCGCACCATCACCTATTTTGACTCGCAGCGCACCCTGAACCGCCGCTGCCCTAAG CATATTGCCAAGTATCTGCAGGCAGAGGCAGTGAAGAAAGACCGGCTGGATTTCCACCAGGGCTGGAAAGGTTACTTCAAAATG AATGTGGCCAGGCAGAATAATGACAGTGACTGTGGCGCCTTTGTGTTGCAG TATTGCAAGCACCTGGCCCTGTCTCAGCCATTCAGCTTCACTCAGCAGGACATGCCCAAACTTCGTCGGCAGATCTACAAGGAGCTGTGTCACTGCAAACTCACTGTGTGA